GATTTTTTAGCAGTTCTGAAAATTTTAATTTATAAATTTTCTGCCCATCATCCTGCTATCATCAAAATAATTGCTAATTTGCCTCTAAAGTAGAAAGAGAGATCAGGAGAGGTCGCATAGTGGACTAGTGCAGTTGCTTGGAGAGCAACCGAGCCTTAACAGGTTCCGTGGGTTCAAATCCCACCCTCTCCGCCATCCTTCGCTAAAGCTACGGACTGGCTAAGCCCCGTAGGTTTGGCAAAGAAAGATGAGAGTGAATAGGTATTCCGAAGTCTTGACTTCGCCCAAACGACACCGCCTTGCAAAGGTTCGAGTTTTACCCCGCATATAAACTAAGTTTGCTGTGCGGGGCCCACCTCCTTCGCCTTCTATCAATTATTAACTAAAATAAAACTATGATCTTCCAAAACATCGATCTTCAAAACATTCTTCAAAGTTTAATTGTCTGGCTTTCATCCCATGGTATAAAAATCATTTTAATCTTAATTGCCGCTTATTTTGTTAATCGGGTCTTGAGAGTTTTCATTGAAAAAGCAATTAAAAGAGCAATTACAGATAAACTGGACGGAGCTGGAAAAAAAAGAGCGGAAACCTTAATTGGTGTTTTTGGCGGAACTTTAAAATTTATAATTTGGGCGGTAGCCCTTTTGACGATTCTTCCTGAATTTGGAATAAATATTGCTCCGATATTAGCTGGTGTTGGTCTAATGGGATTAGCCGTGGGTATGGCATCCAAAGATATAATTTCAGATTTTATATCTGGCCTTTTTATTCTTTTAGAAAATCAATACCAGATTGGGGACAAAGTTAAAATTGCCGGAGTGGAAGGAGTCATTGAAGAAATAACTTTAAGAAGAACCATTCTAAAAGATTCAGAAGGCGTTTTGCATTATATTCCCAACAGTCAAATAAAAGGAGTAGCCAAAAAATTAAAAAAGACTTAACTTATGAATTTACCTGCCTTTCTTACCCAGCAGAACATTCTTCAAAATTTGATGCCTTGGTTTTTATCCCACGGTTTGAAAATAATTTTAATTTTAATTGGGGCTTGGTTAATTAACCGATTTGCCAGAATGTTCATTTCCAAGTTAGCGAAAAAATTTGTTGGGCGGACTTATAAAATCAGGGACGGACAGGCCCAAGAAAAAAGAGCAAAAACCTTAGAAAGTGTTTTGGGTTCTGCCCTAAGCGTTTTAATCTGGTTAATGACAGGCCTAATGATTATTTCTGAGTTTGGCGTAAATATTGGGCCACTCCTGGCAATAGCTGGAGTAGCTGGCATAGCTTTTGGTTTTGGCGGCCAATATTTAATTCGAGATTTAATTTCCGGATTCTTCATTATTTTAGAGGATCAATATCGAGTAGGGGATGTGGCCTGTGTGGCAGATACCTGCGGCTTAGTGGAAGATATAAATTTAAGAAGAACAATTTTGCGAGACTTGGACGGAGTAGTTCACTATATTCCCAATGGAGAAATTACCAAGGCCTCTAATCTAAGCAAACAATTTTCCCGAGTTAATCTAAATATCGGGGTAAGCTATAGCTCAGACCTTGAGAAAGTGATTAGAGTGGTCAATAAAGTCGGTCAAGAGATGGCCAAAGACCCAAAATGGGCAAAAGATATTCTAAAGCCGCCTCAGTTCCTGAGAGTAGATGATTTCGCAGATTCTGCCATTACTATTAAGATTTTGGGCGATACCAAACCCTTAAGACAATGGGACGTGACCGGCGAGCTTCGCAAAAGATTAAAAATCGCTTTTGATAAAGCAGGAATCGAAATTCCATTTCCTCAAAGAGTCATTCATAAGGCCAAAGACTAAAACAAAGTTTTCCGAAATCAAAAACAAAAAAGCCCTTTAAAGGGCTTTTTTAAAATTAGATTATCTACTTAAGATTTCTTGATAGACTTTTTCGTAGCCATCAACCATTTTCTCAATAGTAAAATTTTTTTCAACTCGTTCTCTGCACTTTTTTCTGTTAATTTTATCTATATCTTTAATTGCCCCGGCCATTTCCAATGTATTTTTAACAATAAATCCTGTCTCATTATTTTTCACTATTTCGGGAACACTCCCTTGGTTAAAAGCAATCACCGGACAACCGCAAGCCAAAGCCTCTATCATTACCAGCCCAAAAGGCTCTTCCCAGGAAATAGGGTAAAGCAAGGCTTTGGCATTTTTTAAGAGTTTAACTTTCTTTTGGTAGTTAACCGGCCCAATAAAGAATATTAATTTATTATCGATTTTAGGTTTTATTTCTTTTCTAAAATACTCTCGGTCTCTGGGATTAACGGTGCCGGCAATAACTAATTTGTTTTTTGTTTTTTTAGCCACTTTAATTGCTTCCAATAGTCCTTTTTTCTTTGTAATTCTTCCTAGCCAGGCTAAATAATTTTGATGCTCTTGAGAGAAAGGAAAATTTTCTATTGGCACCCCGTGATAGATAACTTTCAAAAAGTTTAATTTTGTTTTAACCTGATTTTTCTGGCTTTTAGAAATGGCTGTCCAAAAATTTTTCTTATATTTTTCTAAAATTAATTTCTCTATTCGACTTCGTTCGGCTGTAGCGAAATCCCCGTGATAAGTAGTAAGAACGGGAGTTTTTATTAAAGACGAAAAGAACAGCCCATAGTAATGAAAGTGATTATGAATAATATCAAATTGACTAGCTTTCTCAAAAGGCAAAACAGCATGATAAAGAGAGGGGAGAGCATGGGCCCAAGAAAGTTTTTGTGCTAATCCAGAAAGCAGATTTTTCATCATCCCAAGGCCCAAAGCTTTCTTAAAAGCATATTCTAAATTAGCCGAAGTTTTCGAATTCTTAGTGGCAAATAAAGTTACTTTATGTCCCCTTCGAACTAATTCTTTAGTGAGATTATAAACTACCAATTCTGTTCCACCATAAGTTTTCGGTGGCACATTAATAAAAGGGGTAGAGAGTTGGGCGATTTTGAGTTTTTTTGGTTTCATGTTTTACTTCTAATTTCTTTATAAGCTTTTTCATAATTTTCCACCATTTTTTTTAAGCTAAAGTTTTTTTCAATATGCTTTCGGCAATCTCGAGGATTTATTTCATCAATTTTGTTTAAAGCTTTTTTCAACCCCTCAATACCTTCTTTTGGTTTGACCACAAAACCGGTTTTTCCATTAGCTACCAGTTCAGATACTGCGCCCCTATCAAAACCAATAACTGGTGTTCCACAACTCATACTTTCTGCCACCACCAAACCAAAGGGTTCATACCAGTTGACTGTCATTAAAAATGTTTTTGCTTTTTGCATTAATTTCACAACCTCCTTTTTGCTTAGGGGCTGTTCAGAAGAGATGGGGCCTATCCATTTAATTTTATTGTTCAAATAGGGTTTAATATCTTTTTTAAAAAATTCTGGGTCTTCAACGTTGCCAGATAGCAAAAGCCTTGAATTAGTTTTTTTAGCCAATTTAATCGCCCATCTTACTCCTTTTGGGTCTAAGAAATTTCCTCTTTTGTCTTTAGCTTTACTTAATCTTCCGATCCATAAAAGATAATCATCTTTTTTTAGAGAGAAACGATAGAGATTTGTATCTACTCCATTATGAATGACTTTCCATATTTTAGTCTTTTCGGCTAATTTTTTATGGGCATAAGAAATAGAAATAAAATAACAGTTTTTTAAGTCATTAAATTGAGACAGAACTTCATCTAACTGGGGAGTCATTTGGGCATGAATAGTGGTTAAAACGGGTACTTTTAATTTGTCTATCACCAAGAGGTTTATAAATTCAGGATAGCTGTGGTTATGGATAATATCGAATTGATTACCGATTTTCTCCAAAATTTTAGCCTGCTTTACTAAAAAACCAGTTTCAGCATAAAAAGGATTTTCAAAAGATTTCAGCTCGCCAAAAGCCTTGGGAATTATTGGAATAATTTTTGCTCCTGAAACAAAGCTGTTTTTTGTCCCCAAAATTGAAACCATATGCCCAGCCTTAATAAGTCCTAAACTTAAATCAAAAATAACCCTTGGTCTTGCGGCTGTGATTTCGGGTCCAACTTTCCTTTTTAAGGGGGCAACAATAAGAATTTTCATAAAAATTTCTCCGTTTTATTTTATTCTTTTATTATTGCTACCTATTTTTCGGTAAAGGCGATGAAATTTAAAAGCTATTTTCTTCCAGGCAAATTTTTCTTCAACTATTTTCTTGGCTGCTTCCCCCATTTTCTTTCTTAGCTCATCGTTTTCTAAAAGTTTATTACAGGCTCCGGCAATTTGTTTTGAATTATGGGGTCTGACAAAAAAACCATTAACGCCTTGTTTAACTAAAAGGGGAATACCTCCTTTTCTGGTAGCTACTACTGGAGTTTTGGCGGCCATTGCCTCTAAAATTGTTAGGCCCAGAGGTTCGTCCCAAACAGATGGAGCCACAAAAACATCAGCTCGATAATAAAAATTAATTAAGTCTTGACCGCTTAAATATCCTATAAGATGAACGTTTTTTAATTGTTTTTTGGCGGTAAGGTCTAAAAGATATTGTTTTTCTGGCCCTTCCCCTAATAAAAATATTTCACCCTTAATATCTTTTGCAGCATTAACTAGGTAGCGCGCTCCCTTATGAGAAATAAGCCTGCCGGTAAAAAGCACAACCTTTTTATCCTTAATTTTATATTTTTTATCCATAGCTGAGGTGTCTAACTTTAGGGGAAAAAGACTTATATCAACTCCGCCGGGAATAACGTGAAGATTTTTTTTATAACTCCGGCCAAATATTTTTAGGAATTTACTTCTTGAGTCTCCACTGACAACTGTAATTGCTTTGGCTTGCCTTACTGCATCTTCAGACAATGGAAGATATCTTTTATCGGAAAGCAGGCCGTAGAGGCAGCTTCCATGGGAAGTGATAATGTATTTAACTTTTTTTAAAGCGCTGATATATCTTGCTACCCAACTAGTTAAAGAAAGGTGGTGAACATGAATTAGGTCTGGCCGAAAGTTAGATACCGCTTCCAGGGTTGTATCTAAGTAGGATTTGTAAATTTCAGTCATTTCTCTCTCGCTTAGTTCTGAATATCTTTTAGCTCCCTTTAATTCCGGGTGATCTACGAATACCGGGACTTGGGGCGGAGTAGCCCGATATTGTTTTATTTTATCTGCCAAAAATCGCCTCTCCTCGGGGGCAATAATTCCTATTTTGTGGTTTAATTTTTCTAATTCTTTAATTAAATGTCGGACATAAGTTCCAGAGCCTGATCCCCACAAAGGAAAATCATAAAGGAAAAGTATTTTCATAACGAATCTATTTCTAAAATCCCGCCATTGACGGGATCGTTAGTTTATAATTTACTTAATCCACCTCTTCTTAATCCACCTCTTATTGTATCTTTGGCGAAAAGGTTGTGTCAACTCTTCACCTTTAGCAAAAGGTGAAGGGTTGATCTCCATACCAATTTAAGGATGAACGGAAATTGCCCGCTTCGAAAATTTATGTTATGATAATTTTGTTATAAAGATGGATTTAAAGGGATTTCCTTATGTTAAGTTATGTTAAGCTCGCCAATCGATGAAATAAAGAACCGTTTGGATATAGTTGAAGTTATTCAGGGTTATATTAGGCTTCAAAAAGCCGGAGCAAATTTCAGAGCTCTCTGTCCCTTTCATTCAGAAAAAAAACCTTCTCTTTTTGTTAGTCCGGCCCGTCAAATTTGGCATTGTTTTGGGTGTGCCAAGGGCGGCAATATTTTTCAATTTGTGATGGAAATTGAAGGGGTTGAATTTGGTGATGCCTTAAGAATTCTAGCTCAAAAAGCCGGAGTGGAACTAAAAAGGCAGGACCCAAAATTGAAAACTGAACGTCAAAGACTCTATGAGATAGTAGAGCTGGCTACTAAATTTTTTGAAAAACAGCTCATAGACAGCAAAACAGGTAAAGATGCTGAAAAATATCTTTTGAAAAGAGGAGTTAACGAAGGCAGTATTAAGAAATGGCGTTTAGGCTATGCTCCCGATACCTGGCAGGGGCTTTCTGATTTTTTGGTTAGCCGAGGTTATCACAGAGAAGAAATAGTTAAAACCGGCTTGGCCATTAAAAAAGAGAACACCGGAGGAGATTCGGGAGAAATTCGCGAGAATTTAAGAAATACATATGACCGTTTCCGGGGCAGAATAATTTTTCCGATTTTTGATTTAAATTCTCAGATAGTTGGTTTTGGTAGTCGAATTGTCAACGTAGAGCAACGAAACCATTCCTCAGGATTTGTTTCTTCTGAGATCGCAAAATACGTTAACACTCCTATCACTCTCTTATATGACAAAAGTCGAATTTTGTACGGTTTAGATAAAGCCAGGGTAGCTATTAGAAGAAATGATTCATGTATTTTAGTTGAAGGCTATATTGATGCTATTTTATCTCACCAAGCAGGTCAGGAGAATACGGCAGCTACCTCAGGAACGGCTCTAACCCCTTATCAATTAAAAATTCTTCGTCGTTACTCAGAAAACTTACTCACTGCCTTTGATATGGATATTGCCGGGGATACAGCCACCAAAAGAGGAATTAACTTAGCTCAAAATCAAGGATTTAGTGTTAAGGTTATAGTGATGCCAAAAGGAGAAGATCCTGCCGACGTAATCTCCAAAGATCCTAAAAAATGGGAAAAACTTATCGGAAAAGCAAGGGCTGTTGTTGATTTCTATTTTGAAACAGCTTTTTCTTCTGTTCTAGACAAAGGAGAAGATTTGACTCCAGAAGCGAAGAAAGAAATTTCCAAAATTCTTTTACCGATTTTAAAAAGAATTCCCAACAAAATAGAGCAGTCTCATTGGATTCAACAACTGGCCAGACGTCTTCAAGTAAAAGAAGAAGATATTGTAGAAGAAATGAATAAAACATCTTCTCAAAGAATTGATGCAGTTCAAGGGGATAAAGAATTTACTTCTGAAATTAAAAAAGAACCAAAATCACGAAAAGAGATGCTCGAAGAGAATATTGCTGCTATAGTTTTAAAGCACCCGGAAAAATTAAATCTAATCAAACCAAACATAATTAGTTATTTTTCCTCGGGCATAAAAGAAATAGTGA
This genomic interval from Candidatus Nealsonbacteria bacterium contains the following:
- a CDS encoding mechanosensitive ion channel, producing MIFQNIDLQNILQSLIVWLSSHGIKIILILIAAYFVNRVLRVFIEKAIKRAITDKLDGAGKKRAETLIGVFGGTLKFIIWAVALLTILPEFGINIAPILAGVGLMGLAVGMASKDIISDFISGLFILLENQYQIGDKVKIAGVEGVIEEITLRRTILKDSEGVLHYIPNSQIKGVAKKLKKT
- a CDS encoding mechanosensitive ion channel family protein → MNLPAFLTQQNILQNLMPWFLSHGLKIILILIGAWLINRFARMFISKLAKKFVGRTYKIRDGQAQEKRAKTLESVLGSALSVLIWLMTGLMIISEFGVNIGPLLAIAGVAGIAFGFGGQYLIRDLISGFFIILEDQYRVGDVACVADTCGLVEDINLRRTILRDLDGVVHYIPNGEITKASNLSKQFSRVNLNIGVSYSSDLEKVIRVVNKVGQEMAKDPKWAKDILKPPQFLRVDDFADSAITIKILGDTKPLRQWDVTGELRKRLKIAFDKAGIEIPFPQRVIHKAKD
- a CDS encoding glycosyltransferase family 4 protein, which codes for MKPKKLKIAQLSTPFINVPPKTYGGTELVVYNLTKELVRRGHKVTLFATKNSKTSANLEYAFKKALGLGMMKNLLSGLAQKLSWAHALPSLYHAVLPFEKASQFDIIHNHFHYYGLFFSSLIKTPVLTTYHGDFATAERSRIEKLILEKYKKNFWTAISKSQKNQVKTKLNFLKVIYHGVPIENFPFSQEHQNYLAWLGRITKKKGLLEAIKVAKKTKNKLVIAGTVNPRDREYFRKEIKPKIDNKLIFFIGPVNYQKKVKLLKNAKALLYPISWEEPFGLVMIEALACGCPVIAFNQGSVPEIVKNNETGFIVKNTLEMAGAIKDIDKINRKKCRERVEKNFTIEKMVDGYEKVYQEILSR
- a CDS encoding glycosyltransferase family 4 protein, producing MKILIVAPLKRKVGPEITAARPRVIFDLSLGLIKAGHMVSILGTKNSFVSGAKIIPIIPKAFGELKSFENPFYAETGFLVKQAKILEKIGNQFDIIHNHSYPEFINLLVIDKLKVPVLTTIHAQMTPQLDEVLSQFNDLKNCYFISISYAHKKLAEKTKIWKVIHNGVDTNLYRFSLKKDDYLLWIGRLSKAKDKRGNFLDPKGVRWAIKLAKKTNSRLLLSGNVEDPEFFKKDIKPYLNNKIKWIGPISSEQPLSKKEVVKLMQKAKTFLMTVNWYEPFGLVVAESMSCGTPVIGFDRGAVSELVANGKTGFVVKPKEGIEGLKKALNKIDEINPRDCRKHIEKNFSLKKMVENYEKAYKEIRSKT
- a CDS encoding glycosyltransferase family 1 protein yields the protein MKILFLYDFPLWGSGSGTYVRHLIKELEKLNHKIGIIAPEERRFLADKIKQYRATPPQVPVFVDHPELKGAKRYSELSEREMTEIYKSYLDTTLEAVSNFRPDLIHVHHLSLTSWVARYISALKKVKYIITSHGSCLYGLLSDKRYLPLSEDAVRQAKAITVVSGDSRSKFLKIFGRSYKKNLHVIPGGVDISLFPLKLDTSAMDKKYKIKDKKVVLFTGRLISHKGARYLVNAAKDIKGEIFLLGEGPEKQYLLDLTAKKQLKNVHLIGYLSGQDLINFYYRADVFVAPSVWDEPLGLTILEAMAAKTPVVATRKGGIPLLVKQGVNGFFVRPHNSKQIAGACNKLLENDELRKKMGEAAKKIVEEKFAWKKIAFKFHRLYRKIGSNNKRIK
- a CDS encoding DNA primase, which codes for MLSSPIDEIKNRLDIVEVIQGYIRLQKAGANFRALCPFHSEKKPSLFVSPARQIWHCFGCAKGGNIFQFVMEIEGVEFGDALRILAQKAGVELKRQDPKLKTERQRLYEIVELATKFFEKQLIDSKTGKDAEKYLLKRGVNEGSIKKWRLGYAPDTWQGLSDFLVSRGYHREEIVKTGLAIKKENTGGDSGEIRENLRNTYDRFRGRIIFPIFDLNSQIVGFGSRIVNVEQRNHSSGFVSSEIAKYVNTPITLLYDKSRILYGLDKARVAIRRNDSCILVEGYIDAILSHQAGQENTAATSGTALTPYQLKILRRYSENLLTAFDMDIAGDTATKRGINLAQNQGFSVKVIVMPKGEDPADVISKDPKKWEKLIGKARAVVDFYFETAFSSVLDKGEDLTPEAKKEISKILLPILKRIPNKIEQSHWIQQLARRLQVKEEDIVEEMNKTSSQRIDAVQGDKEFTSEIKKEPKSRKEMLEENIAAIVLKHPEKLNLIKPNIISYFSSGIKEIVTALKKNPDGNIEGKISPDFMDLYNYLSLKSEIEEIEDTDEEIKICSRELRFLEKKNKLNLLGQEVKRAEEKKDFKKVNTLIKKFNKLSQELTD